Proteins from a genomic interval of Nocardioidaceae bacterium:
- a CDS encoding secondary thiamine-phosphate synthase enzyme YjbQ: MDSELQQYRTGGSDVVMDITRDLASYVQGRGDGLAHVFVPHATAGIAIIETGAGSDDDLLSALEDLLPADGRWKHQHGTPGHGRSHVMPGLIPPYASIPVVEGRLALGTWQSVCLVDLNVDNHEREVRFSFLAG; encoded by the coding sequence ATGGACTCCGAACTGCAGCAGTACCGCACCGGCGGCTCCGACGTCGTCATGGACATCACGCGCGACCTCGCCTCGTACGTGCAGGGTCGTGGCGACGGCCTCGCCCACGTCTTCGTACCGCACGCGACGGCCGGCATCGCCATCATCGAGACCGGCGCCGGGTCCGACGACGACCTGCTCTCCGCGCTGGAGGACCTGCTGCCCGCCGACGGCAGGTGGAAGCACCAGCACGGCACGCCGGGCCACGGTCGTTCGCACGTGATGCCGGGGCTGATCCCGCCGTACGCCTCCATCCCCGTGGTCGAGGGTCGGCTCGCGCTCGGCACGTGGCAGAGCGTGTGCCTGGTGGACCTCAACGTCGACAACCATGAGCGCGAGGTCAGGTTCAGCTTCTTGGCGGGCTGA